One window of Dechloromonas sp. ZY10 genomic DNA carries:
- the pabB gene encoding aminodeoxychorismate synthase component I: MIAFFEDRRAPAGEPAAWLFEQPLACHEIRDAGSLAAALAAVERGAGWSVLALDYELGYLLEPRAAPAGWQLPADGAAPLGRIWQFAAVRTLRADEAADWLAVQVGVAPVAGLGGWQPQIAEKDYLSAVDRVKHWISAGDCYQVNLTFPVSGRVFGSPLALYARLRERQPVRYGGFVGDPAGGEAIVSLSPELFIEKRGRRLLTRPMKGTAPRDLPPEALRDSVKDRAENLMIVDLLRNDLGRVAAAGSVRVERLFEVEAYPSVWQMVSEISAELAPGDERLGELLRAVFPCGSITGAPKIRAMQIAGELEAAPRGLYTGALGWRSPEGDLRLNVAIRTLAIAADGQAQLGLGSGIVADSDPAAEWRECLLKGAFVHAADPGLRLIETLRLSAGDYPALAGHLARLTRSAAWFGFACDLSAVAAALHQLAADKTVGDWRVRLTLGKDGRPEVAAFPLQPEPEGPRRAWLAAESIDADDPLRRHKTTQRALYDAALQRIGGDPVLFDVVFLNQRGELAEGARSNLFVERDGILLTPPLASGALPGVLRGELLASGRAREAVLYPADLRDGFWLGNALRGLHWIAGIEAESGAAC; this comes from the coding sequence TTGATTGCCTTTTTTGAAGACAGGCGGGCGCCGGCCGGCGAACCCGCCGCTTGGCTATTCGAGCAGCCGCTCGCCTGCCATGAAATTCGCGATGCCGGGAGTCTGGCCGCAGCTCTTGCTGCTGTCGAGCGGGGCGCTGGCTGGTCGGTGCTGGCGCTTGATTACGAGCTGGGCTACCTGCTTGAGCCGCGTGCGGCTCCGGCGGGCTGGCAACTGCCGGCCGATGGTGCGGCGCCGCTGGGGCGGATCTGGCAGTTTGCCGCAGTGCGGACCTTGCGGGCCGACGAGGCGGCGGACTGGCTGGCGGTGCAGGTCGGTGTTGCTCCGGTAGCCGGTCTCGGCGGCTGGCAGCCGCAGATTGCCGAAAAAGACTATTTATCTGCGGTCGACCGTGTCAAACACTGGATTTCCGCCGGCGATTGCTATCAGGTCAATCTGACCTTCCCGGTCAGCGGCCGGGTGTTCGGTTCGCCCCTGGCGCTCTACGCACGCCTGCGCGAGCGGCAACCGGTACGTTATGGCGGTTTTGTCGGCGACCCGGCGGGCGGCGAGGCAATTGTCTCGCTGTCGCCGGAGCTATTCATTGAAAAGCGCGGCCGGCGCTTGCTGACCCGGCCGATGAAAGGCACCGCGCCGCGTGATTTGCCACCCGAGGCCTTGCGCGATTCGGTCAAGGACCGGGCCGAGAATCTGATGATCGTCGATCTGCTGCGCAACGATCTTGGGCGCGTCGCCGCAGCCGGCAGCGTCCGTGTCGAGCGGTTGTTCGAAGTCGAGGCCTATCCCAGCGTCTGGCAGATGGTGTCCGAGATTTCTGCCGAACTGGCGCCGGGTGACGAGCGCCTTGGCGAGTTGCTGCGTGCGGTTTTTCCCTGCGGCTCGATCACCGGCGCGCCGAAAATCCGCGCCATGCAGATCGCCGGCGAACTCGAAGCAGCGCCGCGCGGCTTGTACACTGGGGCACTCGGCTGGCGCTCGCCGGAGGGTGACCTCAGGCTCAATGTCGCGATCCGCACGCTGGCGATTGCTGCCGATGGACAGGCGCAACTCGGCCTGGGCAGCGGCATCGTCGCCGACTCCGATCCAGCCGCCGAATGGCGCGAATGCCTGCTCAAGGGCGCCTTTGTGCACGCGGCCGATCCCGGCTTGCGGCTGATTGAAACCTTGCGTTTGAGCGCCGGCGACTATCCGGCCCTGGCTGGGCATTTGGCCCGGCTGACCCGTTCGGCGGCTTGGTTCGGGTTTGCCTGCGACCTATCAGCGGTGGCTGCGGCCTTGCACCAACTCGCGGCTGACAAGACCGTTGGCGACTGGCGGGTGCGCTTGACGCTGGGCAAAGACGGCCGGCCGGAGGTTGCGGCCTTTCCGCTCCAGCCCGAACCGGAGGGGCCGCGCCGCGCCTGGCTGGCGGCCGAGTCGATCGATGCCGACGATCCCTTGCGCCGTCACAAGACCACCCAGCGTGCGCTCTACGACGCGGCGCTGCAGCGCATCGGCGGCGACCCGGTGCTGTTCGATGTGGTGTTTTTGAACCAGCGTGGCGAGCTGGCGGAAGGCGCGCGCAGCAATCTGTTTGTCGAGCGCGACGGCATCCTGCTGACCCCGCCGCTTGCCAGCGGCGCGTTGCCCGGCGTCTTGCGTGGCGAATTGCTGGCCAGCGGCCGGGCGCGCGAGGCAGTGCTTTATCCGGCCGATCTGCGGGATGGCTTCTGGCTCGGCAACGCCTTGCGCGGTTTGCACTGGATTGCTGGCATTGAAGCTGAGTCCGGGGCAGCCTGCTGA
- a CDS encoding ATP-binding protein, giving the protein MTPRKPAARHLRSLLLMALVAANLLVLALSVSSVRQARLQYEQNARTHSENIAQALDQSVTNSIDKIDLALRSVADELERQLQQGRILPDQADAYLERLLARLPEVEALRVADADGRVFLGRGVDRGNPVSWADREYFLALRADPQAGLQISKPRIGKVAKKAIVGFARRYNHPDGRFAGVISAPIPVEHFQTLLSGFDTGPGGAVVLRDAELGLIARHPALPGNPAASVGSQSVSRELQELVASGVASATYHSITASDKLERIINFRRLEKARMYALAGIASDNYLAGWRDELRKTAWFAGSFCLLSLLCGGLLLHLLGRTLRESTRNRVFLQRAGDGIQILNARGELIEANERFAQLLDYPAEELPGRSIGDWETGWADPAIRQRYLDWNDDDAGPPTCFETRYRNRDGTLIDVEVSLGHFELEGARHVYAAARDIRERKQAERELIAAKQVAEAANLAKSRFLATMSHEIRTPMNGILGMAQLLQLPDLTIAEQQEYAGTILSSGQTLLGLLNDILDLSKVEAGKLELHPSAFTPSQVLADTAALFTASAEQKGLTIEVDRESAASGSVYLGDVTRLRQMLSNLVSNAIKFTDRGQVALSIRDLAPPDSSPARLRFAVTDSGIGIPPEAQSRLFSPFSQLDSSSTRKYGGTGLGLSIVRRLAELMDGEAGVSSRPGAGSTFWFEISLPRAQGLSPLPPPEPSSPAAPSLSAPISAHILLVEDNATNRAVVKSLLGKYGYQVSCAHDGQDAVEQLTCGEQAIDLVLMDCQMPRLDGFDATREIRSWEHCQGRSPLPIIALTAGAFPEDRQRCLEAGMNDFLAKPVNAGELFACLKKHLPPSPSVH; this is encoded by the coding sequence TTGACTCCGCGCAAGCCTGCGGCCCGCCATTTGCGTTCGCTGCTGCTCATGGCGCTGGTAGCGGCCAACCTGCTGGTGCTCGCGCTGTCGGTCAGTTCGGTCCGGCAAGCCCGCCTGCAATACGAACAGAATGCCCGCACCCATAGCGAAAACATCGCCCAGGCACTTGACCAGAGCGTCACCAACAGCATCGACAAGATCGACCTGGCATTGCGCAGCGTTGCCGACGAACTGGAACGCCAACTGCAGCAAGGGCGCATTCTTCCCGATCAGGCTGATGCCTACCTGGAGCGCCTGCTCGCACGACTGCCAGAAGTCGAGGCGCTACGCGTTGCCGATGCCGATGGCCGGGTTTTTCTCGGGCGCGGCGTTGACCGTGGAAATCCGGTCAGCTGGGCCGACCGCGAGTACTTTCTCGCCCTGCGAGCCGATCCGCAAGCGGGTTTGCAAATATCGAAACCGCGCATCGGCAAGGTCGCGAAGAAAGCCATCGTCGGCTTTGCCCGCCGCTACAACCACCCCGATGGACGCTTTGCCGGAGTCATTTCGGCTCCGATTCCGGTCGAGCATTTCCAGACCCTGCTGTCCGGCTTCGATACCGGCCCTGGCGGCGCCGTTGTCCTGCGCGATGCAGAACTCGGCCTGATTGCCCGCCATCCGGCGCTGCCGGGCAATCCGGCAGCCAGCGTCGGCAGCCAGAGCGTCTCGCGGGAATTGCAGGAGTTGGTTGCCAGTGGTGTCGCCAGTGCCACCTATCACTCCATCACTGCCTCCGACAAACTTGAACGGATCATCAATTTCCGTCGCCTCGAAAAAGCCCGGATGTACGCACTGGCGGGGATTGCCAGCGACAACTATCTGGCAGGCTGGCGCGACGAACTGCGCAAGACCGCCTGGTTTGCCGGCAGTTTCTGCCTCCTCTCGCTGCTCTGTGGCGGCCTGCTGCTGCATCTGCTCGGCCGCACCCTGCGCGAAAGCACTCGCAACCGGGTATTCCTGCAGCGGGCCGGCGACGGAATCCAGATTCTGAACGCACGCGGCGAACTGATCGAAGCCAATGAGCGCTTCGCTCAACTGCTGGACTACCCTGCCGAAGAATTGCCCGGGCGCAGCATTGGCGACTGGGAAACCGGCTGGGCAGATCCCGCCATCCGCCAGCGCTATCTCGACTGGAACGATGATGATGCCGGCCCTCCCACCTGCTTCGAGACCCGCTACCGCAACCGCGACGGAACCTTGATCGATGTTGAGGTCAGTCTGGGACACTTTGAACTTGAGGGCGCGCGCCATGTTTACGCTGCCGCCCGCGACATCCGCGAACGCAAGCAGGCGGAACGTGAACTGATTGCAGCCAAGCAGGTAGCAGAGGCTGCCAATCTCGCCAAAAGCCGCTTCCTGGCCACCATGTCGCACGAAATCCGGACACCGATGAACGGGATTCTGGGCATGGCGCAACTGCTGCAACTCCCTGACCTGACCATCGCAGAACAACAGGAATACGCCGGCACCATCCTCAGTTCCGGACAAACTCTGCTCGGCCTGCTCAACGACATTCTCGACCTGTCCAAAGTTGAGGCAGGCAAACTAGAGTTGCATCCAAGCGCCTTTACCCCCTCGCAGGTACTGGCCGATACCGCAGCCCTGTTTACCGCCAGCGCCGAACAAAAAGGTCTGACCATCGAAGTCGACCGTGAATCTGCGGCGAGTGGCAGCGTGTATCTCGGGGATGTCACGCGCCTGCGCCAGATGCTGTCCAACCTGGTCAGCAATGCAATCAAATTTACCGATCGCGGCCAGGTCGCCCTGTCGATTCGTGATCTTGCTCCCCCTGACTCCTCACCGGCTCGCCTGCGCTTTGCCGTAACCGACAGCGGTATCGGCATCCCGCCCGAGGCACAAAGTCGTCTCTTCTCGCCCTTCAGCCAGCTTGACTCATCGAGTACCCGCAAATACGGCGGCACCGGACTGGGACTCTCGATCGTGCGCCGCCTGGCCGAATTGATGGATGGTGAGGCCGGCGTCAGCAGTCGCCCCGGGGCCGGTTCGACCTTCTGGTTTGAAATTTCCCTGCCGCGTGCGCAGGGGCTTTCGCCCCTCCCGCCACCGGAGCCCAGCAGCCCTGCCGCTCCCAGCCTATCTGCCCCAATATCGGCGCACATCCTGCTGGTCGAAGACAACGCCACCAATCGCGCAGTGGTCAAGAGCCTGCTGGGAAAATATGGCTACCAGGTTAGTTGCGCTCACGATGGACAAGATGCTGTCGAGCAATTGACCTGTGGTGAGCAGGCGATTGACCTGGTTTTGATGGACTGCCAGATGCCCCGTCTCGACGGTTTCGATGCCACCCGCGAAATACGCTCCTGGGAACATTGTCAGGGACGCTCTCCCTTGCCGATTATTGCCCTGACCGCCGGCGCCTTCCCCGAAGACCGCCAACGCTGCCTGGAGGCCGGCATGAACGATTTTCTTGCCAAGCCGGTCAATGCCGGAGAACTGTTCGCTTGCCTGAAGAAGCACCTGCCCCCCTCGCCTTCGGTACATTGA
- the moaC gene encoding cyclic pyranopterin monophosphate synthase MoaC: MSDTPASPLTHFDASGQAHMVDVGSKAETARIARAGGSIRMQPATLALIQAGNAKKGDVLGIARIAAIQAAKRTGDLIPLCHPLALTRVTVDFEIDAAAATVRCQVTAECFGRTGVEMEALTAASVGLLTIYDMCKAADRGMTIENLRLLEKQGGKSGHWTAP, encoded by the coding sequence GTGAGTGACACCCCCGCCTCCCCCCTCACCCACTTTGACGCCAGCGGCCAGGCCCACATGGTCGACGTTGGCAGCAAGGCGGAAACCGCCCGCATCGCCCGTGCTGGCGGCAGCATCCGCATGCAGCCGGCAACCCTGGCCCTGATCCAGGCCGGCAACGCCAAGAAAGGCGATGTCCTGGGCATCGCCCGGATTGCCGCGATTCAGGCCGCCAAGCGGACCGGCGACCTGATTCCCCTGTGCCACCCACTGGCCCTGACCCGGGTAACCGTAGATTTTGAGATTGATGCCGCAGCCGCCACGGTCCGCTGCCAGGTCACCGCAGAATGCTTCGGTCGCACGGGTGTTGAAATGGAAGCCCTGACCGCTGCCAGCGTCGGCCTGCTCACCATCTACGACATGTGCAAAGCGGCTGACCGGGGGATGACCATCGAGAACCTTCGTCTGCTTGAAAAACAGGGTGGCAAGTCCGGGCATTGGACGGCGCCCTGA
- a CDS encoding M48 family metalloprotease produces MRRSSRFLAALLAVSLAFPAQPADDLPELGDIAGSEFSISAERRIGQQIMHEIRWREPAFLDDPDIEAYLNQLGGRLAAVSADPGTGFYFFAISDPAINAFAMPGGYIGVHTGLILAAQSESELAGVVAHEIAHVTQRHIARQVFQSKKIGMASMVAMGLALLAARSNGQVAGAAAATSQAGAISAQLAFSRDFERESDRVGFDLLSRAGFDPRGMSLFFERLQKAVRLYENNATAYLRTHPLSGERVTDMQNRELQTPYRQVPDSLDFHLVRARLRAQLGVPAEAVRDFTQLLAEGKHAVRPAAWYGLAQAQFRARNWAAAEQALREARAGKSGSAMIEHLLADVRIAQGDVDGGLAVYRAAAERFPRHHGLVFGYAAALVAAKRYPEALRFVDAQLSSFPDEVRLYRLRAESYAGLGRRAPQHLALAEAAALQGQTQAAIEQLNLAQRAGDANFFENSTIDARLREMKQRRIDEMKEKR; encoded by the coding sequence ATGCGTCGTTCCTCTCGTTTTCTCGCCGCCTTGCTGGCTGTTTCGCTGGCATTTCCCGCGCAGCCGGCGGACGATCTGCCCGAGCTTGGCGATATTGCCGGCAGCGAATTCTCGATTTCCGCCGAGCGGCGGATCGGGCAGCAGATCATGCACGAAATCCGCTGGCGCGAACCGGCATTTCTTGACGATCCCGATATCGAGGCCTACCTGAATCAGTTGGGGGGGCGGCTGGCTGCTGTCAGTGCTGATCCGGGAACAGGGTTCTATTTTTTCGCGATCAGCGATCCGGCGATCAACGCCTTCGCGATGCCGGGCGGCTACATTGGCGTGCATACCGGGTTGATCCTGGCCGCGCAGAGCGAGTCGGAACTGGCCGGGGTGGTCGCGCACGAAATTGCGCACGTCACCCAGCGCCATATTGCCCGCCAGGTTTTTCAGTCAAAGAAGATCGGCATGGCGTCGATGGTGGCGATGGGTTTGGCCCTGCTTGCCGCGCGTTCCAACGGGCAGGTGGCCGGTGCTGCCGCCGCAACCTCCCAGGCGGGCGCGATTTCGGCGCAACTGGCGTTTTCGCGGGATTTCGAACGCGAGTCGGATCGGGTCGGTTTTGACCTGCTGTCGCGTGCCGGCTTCGACCCGCGTGGAATGTCGCTGTTTTTTGAGCGCCTGCAGAAAGCGGTGCGCCTTTACGAAAACAATGCCACTGCCTATTTGCGCACGCACCCTCTCAGTGGCGAGCGGGTGACCGACATGCAGAACCGCGAACTGCAAACGCCTTATCGGCAAGTACCCGACAGCCTCGATTTTCATCTCGTCAGGGCCCGCTTGCGGGCACAGTTGGGAGTTCCGGCGGAAGCCGTGCGCGATTTCACCCAGTTGCTGGCCGAAGGCAAGCATGCGGTGCGGCCGGCCGCCTGGTACGGCCTGGCTCAGGCGCAGTTCCGGGCGCGCAACTGGGCTGCGGCCGAGCAGGCCTTGCGCGAGGCCAGGGCCGGCAAGAGCGGGAGCGCAATGATCGAACATCTGCTGGCCGATGTGCGGATTGCCCAGGGCGATGTTGATGGCGGATTGGCGGTCTATCGGGCGGCTGCCGAGCGTTTTCCCCGGCACCATGGGCTGGTTTTCGGTTATGCAGCGGCGCTGGTCGCCGCCAAGCGTTATCCGGAAGCCTTGCGTTTTGTCGACGCCCAGTTGTCGTCGTTTCCCGACGAGGTCCGGCTTTATCGCCTGCGTGCCGAAAGCTATGCCGGTCTTGGCCGGCGGGCGCCGCAACATCTGGCGCTGGCGGAGGCGGCGGCTTTGCAGGGGCAGACCCAGGCGGCCATCGAGCAGCTGAATCTGGCGCAACGCGCAGGGGATGCCAACTTTTTTGAAAATTCGACCATCGATGCCCGCTTGCGCGAGATGAAGCAGCGACGGATCGACGAGATGAAGGAAAAGCGTTGA
- a CDS encoding sulfurtransferase TusA family protein, translating into MHFDRDLDVKGLNCPLPILRTKKALAEMDSGQVLRVQATDPGSLKDFPAFAKQTGNELVEQGEEDKVFLFFLKRK; encoded by the coding sequence ATGCATTTTGATCGCGATCTCGACGTCAAGGGCCTGAACTGCCCGTTGCCCATCCTGCGGACCAAGAAGGCGCTGGCCGAAATGGATTCCGGGCAGGTCTTGCGCGTGCAGGCGACCGATCCCGGTTCGCTGAAGGATTTTCCCGCATTTGCCAAGCAGACCGGAAATGAACTGGTCGAGCAGGGTGAGGAAGACAAGGTTTTCCTGTTCTTCCTGAAGCGGAAGTAA